From the Kribbella sp. CA-293567 genome, the window GATCGGCGATGCCGCGGAGCCCGGCGGCAGCGTTGTGTCCTGGTTCTCGCCGCTGGCCTGGGGCCAGCAGTTGCGTCCGTTCGTCGATCTGCGCTGGTGGCCGCTACTGCTGTCGAGTGCGCTGGTCCTGGGTGCTGTCGCGGTCGCCTATGCGCTCGCCGGCCGGCGTGATGTCGGTGCGGGCCTGATGCCGGCGCGACTCGGCCGGGCGGAGGCGTCGCCGTCGTTGTCGACGCCGTTCGGCCTGGCGTTTCGCCAGCAGCGCGCCTCCGTCGCCGGCTGGGCGGCCGGGCTGTTCGTCTTCGCGGTCGCCAGCGGATCGCTGAGCGACTCGGTCACCGAAGCGGTGGCCGAGAACCCTGCGATGGGCGAGATGTTCGCTGCCACCGGCCAGGACCCGACGGACGGCTTCTTCGCGACCATGGCGTTGTTCCTCGCCCTGCTGGTCGCCGCTTTCGGGGTGACGTCGGTACTCCGGCTGCGCGCCGAGGAACGCAGCGGGCATACCGAAGCCGTCCTCGCCACAGCGGTGAGCCGGAGCCGGTGGATCTCGTCCTGGCTGGCGTTCACCGTCCTGGCGTCCGCTTTCCTGCTGACGGTGAGTGGACTCGGTATCGGACTGGGCGCCCTCAGCGGCGATGCCGGAGCCTCCGTCGTCGGCGAGGTGACGGTTGCCACGCTTGCCTTCCTGCCCCCGGTGCTCGTGGTGGTCGGCGTCGCCGCCGCACTCTTCGGAATCCGGTCCGGTTGGTCCGTCGGGGCGTGGCTACTGGTCGGCTATGCCTTCTTCTTCGGCATGTTCGGTGCCCTGCTGGATCTGCCCGACGTCGTCGCCGAGATCTCCCCGTTCGCCCACCT encodes:
- a CDS encoding ABC transporter permease, coding for MTTHRGNFTATGDLVRFALRRDRVKLPFWVFGIGLGMLYAVSALPTVYSTPEERQVRADLMSSPAATMMSGPGYGLDDYTLGAMISNEMVLWLTVPAAMMSIFLIVRHTRAEEETGRAELIRSAVVGRYAAPVAALVVALIANTGVAVVTALAMTSGDLAVADSLAVGVGIGTTGLVFAGVATVTAQLTEHARSASGLAMAVVGAAFLLRAIGDAAEPGGSVVSWFSPLAWGQQLRPFVDLRWWPLLLSSALVLGAVAVAYALAGRRDVGAGLMPARLGRAEASPSLSTPFGLAFRQQRASVAGWAAGLFVFAVASGSLSDSVTEAVAENPAMGEMFAATGQDPTDGFFATMALFLALLVAAFGVTSVLRLRAEERSGHTEAVLATAVSRSRWISSWLAFTVLASAFLLTVSGLGIGLGALSGDAGASVVGEVTVATLAFLPPVLVVVGVAAALFGIRSGWSVGAWLLVGYAFFFGMFGALLDLPDVVAEISPFAHLTVMPLAQLEVLPLIALVVIAVSLAGVGRAVFRHRDLDLG